A single window of Malus sylvestris chromosome 5, drMalSylv7.2, whole genome shotgun sequence DNA harbors:
- the LOC126624443 gene encoding protein JASON-like, which yields MGCFLACFGSSKDKKRRSNQRYRVHHRDHRHTSFEPVKSAVSSAPVVEEKPIIPALEEVRDKPVEELSFSTRKKVTFDSNVKTYEHVSTNETPDPLLDSEENGKEEEEGKNLEKPCLSKSSSEDSSVISSSGSYPPSHRYQNCRDSDDEDEALDYDEDCDLDGEDEDDYDDDEGELEYEDEIVESNSGVSTRQVMTEDFDSPMPMKPAGLDHNVRDRSGYVHSVLNPVENLTQWKALKAKGTPLMKPQKENFTQDQEPRISFSSEPSLSFKLKTDQDKKHSKDSNQEMAVDASLSNWLFSSENTPVNKASTTALDTFTPEKSTSHGSNSARSHEDRPILGALTVEELRQFSASSSPRKSPSRSPDEMAIMGTVGTYWNHMAPPPAAKSSGASSYKGIPNTTSKYREDKRVNWHSTPFETRLERALNRGGASEL from the exons ATGGGTTGCTTTCTTGCATGTTTTGGTTCTTCCAAAGACAAAAAGCGCAGGAGTAATCAGAGGTACAGGGTTCACCACAGAGACCAT AGACATACAAGTTTCGAGCCTGTGAAATCTGCCGTCTCTTCTGCACCGGTGGTTGAGGAAAAACCTATTATCCCGGCATTGGAAGAAGTCCG GGATAAGCCAGTGGAGGAACTGAGCTTCAGTACTCGAAAGAAAGTTACTTTTGATTCGAATGTCAAGACCTATGAGCATGTTTCGACCAACGAAACCCCGGATCCTTTGTTGGATAGTGAAGAGAATGggaaggaggaagaggaggggaAGAATTTGGAAAAACCGTGCCTATCTAAGTCTTCCTCTGAAGATAGTTCGGTCATTTCGAGCTCAGGGTCATATCCTCCTAGTCATAGGTACCAGAATTGCAGGGATAGCGATGATGAAGACGAAGCGTTAGACTATGATGAGGACTGTGATCTTGATGGTGAAGATGAGGATGATTACGATGACGATGAAGGGGAACTAGAGTACGAAGATGAAATTGTAGAATCAAACAGTGGGGTTTCTACACGTCAAGTAATGACTGAGGATTTTGATAGTCCAATGCCGATGAAACCAGCTGGGTTGGACCACAATGTGCGAGATAGGAGTGGTTATGTTCATTCGGTGCTAAACCCTGTTGAGAATCTTACACAATGGAAAGCTCTCAAAGCCAAAGGGACACCACTGATGAAACCTCAGAAAGAGAATTTCACACAGGATCAAGAACCCCGGATTTCGTTCAGTTCAGAGCCAAGTTTGAGCTTCAAATTGAAAACTGATCAAGACAAGAAGCATTCAAAGGATTCCAACCAAGAAATGGCAGTTGATGCTAGCCTCTCGAACTGGTTGTTTTCATCAGAAAATACACCCGTTAACAAGGCCAGCACAACTGCTTTAGACACCTTCACGCCTGAGAAAAGCACGTCCCATGGATCAAACTCAGCGAGAAGCCATGAAGATCGACCAATTTTAGGTGCATTGACTGTTGAAGAGCTCAGACAGTTTTCAGCTTCGTCTTCACCAAGGAAGTCACCAAGTAGAAGCCCTGACGAGATGGCCATAATGGGGACTGTCGGAACCTACTGGAATCACATGGCTCCTCCTCCCGCTGCCAAGAGTTCGGGTGCCTCGTCTTACAAAGGAATACCAAACACAACCAGCAAATACAGAGAG GATAAAAGAGTGAATTGGCATTCTACCCCATTTGAGACGAGGTTGGAAAGAGCTTTGAACAGAGGAGGTGCTTCTGAATTATGA